DNA sequence from the Pedobacter schmidteae genome:
GAAAAAGGAATTGACTGTTCGGCCTTTACAAAAGCCATTTACGATAAAGTTTTCAACACAACGATATTGCGAAATTCACGTGATATTTTTAGTATGGTAGATCCGTTACCTAAAGACGAACTGAAAGAAGGAGACCTTGTATTTTTCAAAATAAAAAGCAGAAGCATTACTCACATCGGCATATACCTTGGCGATAACCGCTTTGCTCATGCATCATCAAGCAGAGGCGTAGTGATCAGCAATTTAAACGAGCCCTATTATTCGAGATACTTCTATAAAGGCGGCCGCATTTTAGATGGCGTTAAAGAAGATCTGATCCGAGAGTAAAAGCACTAATCTTTACTTCAAAAGCATTGGTCCTTCTAAACATTTAGAAGGACTTTTTTTATACCTATAGTCAAATGAAACTTTCAATTACAAGCCTCCTGATTACGGCAAGCTCTTTTATTATAATAAGCTGCGGGAGCAATACAGCCAGCGTTCCGCAGCAACTTCCACCGCAGGACACGCTTAAGGTAAAAAAAGCAGATACCCTATCCATCACGGCCGTGGGAGACATCATGATTGGCTCTGCATATCCGTCAAAATCCAACCTCCCTGCAGACGATGCCATAAACAGCTTTAAGGAGGTTGATTCGTTATTAAAAGGAGATATCGTATTTGGGAACCTGGAGGGATGTTTTCTTAACAGTGGAAAATCTACTAAATGTAAGGATACCAATAGCAATAGCTGTTTCGCCTTCAGAATGCCCGAACGCTACGCCAGCATAATTCAAAAGGCAGGTTTTAATTTATTGAGCATAGCTAATAACCATGTCGGAGATTTTGGACTAAAGGGCAGGACGAGAACGGCTGCCATCTTAGACTCGCTGAACATTCATTATGCCGGGCTTCAATCACATCCTTTCAGTATTTTTGAAAAAGACAGTGTAAAATATGCTTTCTGTGCCTTTGCGCCCAACGAGAATACGGTATCCATCAATAAGGTAGATAGTGCAAAACAATTGGTTAAACAATTAAAAGCTCAGGTAGATATTGTTATTGTATCTTTTCACGGAGGAGCTGAAGGAGCAAAATTTGAACATATAACCAAAAGAAACGAGCTATTTTATGGGGAAAACCGTGGCAATGTTTATGCCTTTGCCCACGCCGTGATTGATGCCGGCGCC
Encoded proteins:
- a CDS encoding C40 family peptidase gives rise to the protein MIKKFLFSTLIGLCSLTALNAQTKTKETNKLADPDNLASQYFSQVMGVAVDATSNVKLYKFIYEWIGTPYRFGGNTEKGIDCSAFTKAIYDKVFNTTILRNSRDIFSMVDPLPKDELKEGDLVFFKIKSRSITHIGIYLGDNRFAHASSSRGVVISNLNEPYYSRYFYKGGRILDGVKEDLIRE
- a CDS encoding CapA family protein, with the protein product MKLSITSLLITASSFIIISCGSNTASVPQQLPPQDTLKVKKADTLSITAVGDIMIGSAYPSKSNLPADDAINSFKEVDSLLKGDIVFGNLEGCFLNSGKSTKCKDTNSNSCFAFRMPERYASIIQKAGFNLLSIANNHVGDFGLKGRTRTAAILDSLNIHYAGLQSHPFSIFEKDSVKYAFCAFAPNENTVSINKVDSAKQLVKQLKAQVDIVIVSFHGGAEGAKFEHITKRNELFYGENRGNVYAFAHAVIDAGADVVLGHGPHVTRAVEVYKNKFIAYSLGNFCTYGMFSLKGPNGIAPLLQLKINSNGDFLYADIVSVKQDKINRLTLDANHGALKKIIALTNADINNHGLKFSETGRIEKK